The following are encoded together in the Candidatus Methylomirabilis oxygeniifera genome:
- the lepA gene encoding GTP-binding elongation factor (Evidence 2a : Function of homologous gene experimentally demonstrated in an other organism; PubMedId : 2826164, 2999765; Product type f : factor): MAINLQQIRNFSIIAHIDHGKSTLADRILEATGALAPREMEAQVLDRMDLERERGITIKAKAVRLHYKRQGGLEHILNLIDTPGHVDFSYEVSRSLSACEGALLVVDAVQGVEAQTLANVHLAMEHDLAIIPVINKIDLPNADIARVKAQIEETLAIDASEAILCSAKRGIGTEEVIEAVIKRIPPPKGSPSEPLKALIFDSSFDPYQGVIVYVRLYEGQVRPGMRILLMSTGATFEVLQVGVFTPQMRSIDILSAGEVGYIIAGIRDVRYTRVGDTVTAEDRPATEPLPGFKEVRPMVFAGLYPTESEQYLELKEALEKLRLNDFSFSFEPETSVALGFGFRCGFLGLLHMEIIQERLEREFNLTLITTAPTVVYRVVKRDGTVVEVDNPSDLPTPQAVERIEEPYIKASIMAPGEYVGPIFALCQEKRGIQQGVEYMEAGRVVITYDLPLNEIVMDFYDRLKSATRGYASLDYEFVDYREGHLVKLDILVNNEQVDALSCIVPKEQAYLRGRMLVERMRELIPRQLFEVVIQAALGGKVIARDSVRPLRKNVTAKCYGGDITRKRKLLERQKEGKRRMKQVGRVEIPQEAFMAVLKVKTP, translated from the coding sequence ATGGCGATTAACCTGCAACAGATCCGAAACTTTTCTATTATTGCGCACATCGATCATGGAAAGTCGACTCTGGCTGATCGGATTCTGGAGGCGACCGGGGCGCTCGCACCCCGTGAGATGGAGGCCCAGGTTCTGGATCGCATGGACCTTGAACGGGAACGGGGCATTACTATCAAGGCGAAGGCCGTTCGCCTGCATTATAAGCGTCAAGGCGGACTGGAGCATATTCTGAACCTGATCGACACGCCCGGCCATGTGGACTTCAGCTATGAGGTCTCGCGGAGCCTCTCCGCGTGCGAGGGCGCACTGCTCGTAGTCGATGCCGTCCAGGGAGTGGAGGCGCAGACGCTCGCCAACGTGCATCTCGCCATGGAGCATGACCTGGCCATTATCCCGGTTATTAACAAGATCGACCTGCCGAATGCCGATATCGCGCGGGTGAAGGCGCAGATAGAAGAGACGCTGGCCATCGATGCCTCTGAGGCGATCCTGTGCAGTGCTAAACGGGGGATCGGCACTGAAGAGGTGATCGAAGCGGTTATTAAGCGGATTCCGCCTCCCAAAGGATCTCCGAGCGAACCGCTGAAAGCGCTGATCTTCGACTCTTCGTTCGATCCGTACCAGGGCGTGATCGTCTATGTCCGGTTGTATGAAGGACAGGTACGTCCGGGGATGCGGATACTCCTGATGTCTACCGGAGCGACGTTCGAGGTGTTGCAGGTCGGTGTCTTCACTCCTCAGATGCGCTCTATAGATATCCTGTCGGCCGGAGAGGTCGGATACATCATCGCCGGGATCAGGGACGTCCGCTATACCAGGGTCGGGGATACTGTTACTGCCGAAGACAGGCCGGCAACGGAGCCTCTGCCGGGTTTCAAAGAGGTCCGACCTATGGTGTTTGCCGGTCTGTACCCGACTGAGAGCGAACAGTACCTGGAGCTCAAGGAGGCGCTGGAGAAGCTCCGCCTCAACGATTTTTCCTTCAGTTTTGAGCCGGAGACCTCGGTGGCCCTGGGTTTTGGCTTCCGGTGTGGTTTCCTCGGCCTGCTCCATATGGAGATTATCCAGGAGCGGCTGGAGCGCGAGTTTAATCTGACGCTGATTACCACGGCTCCGACTGTGGTCTACCGGGTGGTGAAAAGAGACGGAACCGTCGTTGAGGTTGACAATCCCAGCGACCTGCCTACCCCACAGGCTGTCGAACGGATTGAGGAGCCGTATATTAAGGCATCCATCATGGCGCCGGGTGAATATGTCGGTCCGATCTTTGCGCTATGTCAGGAGAAGCGGGGGATTCAGCAAGGCGTCGAGTATATGGAAGCTGGCCGAGTTGTCATTACCTACGATCTCCCGCTGAACGAGATCGTCATGGATTTCTACGACCGGCTGAAGTCGGCAACCCGCGGCTACGCCTCCCTGGACTATGAATTTGTCGATTATCGGGAGGGTCATCTGGTCAAGCTGGATATCCTGGTCAACAATGAACAGGTGGATGCGCTCTCTTGTATCGTACCCAAGGAGCAGGCGTATCTGAGGGGACGGATGCTGGTGGAGCGGATGCGCGAGCTGATTCCCAGACAGCTCTTCGAGGTGGTCATTCAGGCTGCGCTTGGCGGCAAGGTGATCGCGCGGGACAGCGTGCGCCCTCTGCGCAAAAACGTGACGGCCAAATGCTACGGCGGGGACATCACCCGCAAGCGAAAGTTGCTGGAGCGTCAGAAGGAGGGGAAGCGCAGAATGAAGCAGGTAGGCAGGGTCGAGATCCCACAAGAGGCTTTCATGGCAGTACTGAAGGTCAAAACCCCATGA
- a CDS encoding Polyprenyl synthetase has protein sequence MIAETILSPVAPELALVEERLLQDISGDVELISEIIRYVLKSGGKRVRPALLLLSAKLCGYNGGSRHIDLAVVAEYMHAATLIHDDIIDRADKRRGLPSANSTWGSQISVLAGDFLYARSLQMLVIDGDLAVMRAFADATVRMIEGQVREVQMAGNLDLTYDEYLDIITSKTAALISVACRTGALIAGRQPEEVAALTEFGLDVGIAFQLVDDALDFVAEEDRLGKPVGNDFKEGKVTFPMLHVMRAGSEADQGRIRELAAQESIGESDLVEVKAIVERYRAVPATMELVRTYLKKAKASLSIFPDSAAKRSLVLMVDFVGDRDW, from the coding sequence GTGATTGCCGAGACGATTCTCTCTCCTGTGGCTCCTGAACTCGCCCTGGTCGAAGAGCGGCTGCTCCAAGACATCAGCGGCGATGTGGAATTGATCTCCGAGATTATCCGGTACGTACTGAAGAGCGGAGGGAAACGGGTACGGCCTGCGCTGCTGCTGCTCTCGGCCAAGCTCTGTGGCTATAATGGCGGTTCACGTCATATCGATCTGGCGGTGGTGGCCGAGTATATGCACGCGGCTACGCTCATCCATGATGATATTATCGATCGTGCCGACAAGCGCCGTGGGCTACCGTCGGCGAATAGCACCTGGGGTTCTCAGATCTCTGTGCTGGCCGGCGACTTCTTGTATGCCAGATCGCTTCAGATGCTGGTGATCGACGGTGACCTGGCTGTCATGCGAGCGTTTGCCGACGCGACGGTTCGAATGATTGAGGGGCAGGTGCGCGAGGTTCAGATGGCCGGAAACCTCGACCTCACCTACGACGAGTATCTGGATATCATCACGTCAAAGACCGCTGCCCTGATCTCCGTTGCGTGCAGGACCGGCGCCCTGATCGCCGGCAGACAACCGGAGGAGGTGGCTGCGTTGACCGAGTTCGGTCTGGATGTGGGGATTGCATTCCAGTTGGTCGATGACGCGCTGGACTTTGTTGCCGAGGAGGACCGGCTGGGTAAGCCCGTGGGGAACGATTTCAAGGAGGGAAAGGTGACCTTTCCGATGCTCCATGTGATGCGAGCGGGCTCGGAGGCCGATCAGGGCAGGATCAGAGAACTGGCTGCGCAGGAGAGTATCGGAGAGTCCGATCTGGTGGAGGTAAAGGCGATAGTGGAACGGTACCGCGCCGTTCCGGCTACGATGGAGCTCGTTCGTACCTACCTTAAGAAAGCCAAGGCTTCCCTGAGCATCTTTCCGGATTCGGCGGCCAAGCGTTCGCTTGTCCTGATGGTCGATTTTGTCGGGGATCGGGACTGGTGA
- a CDS encoding conserved membrane protein of unknown function (Evidence 4 : Homologs of previously reported genes of unknown function), whose amino-acid sequence MGAPEKAIPAATGSRRWVREIAAGSLLFSVCLLLFFYRLGSLSLFDADEPAYAEAAREMLISGDWITPHFNFQPRFDKPILFYWLIALAYKGFGIGEYAARFWSAVFATGLTLSIYRFGRQLLGQRGACIAALAFATNVGTVILARAAVTDMTLAFCMTWVLFSFFDIYLTTDKTRERLLFVGYLAMALAVLTKGPIGLLLPGLIIGLFLVIRRKARATLSRLRLFPGIGLFAVIALPWYLLVLRENGWAFIQGFFVQHHLNRYLGVVSSHVGSPLYFLPVIVVGFFPWSGTLPNAFSRLWTIRSRLHAELTGRQELLLFLWLWCGVVVLFFSFSRTKLPSYIFPAVPALALLAGAAGEAVPDERQPARRWAKAGEWLIGGMACLLAAIFLFLPLIADRIRLREAPDIPPFDFGFAPYALAVLLLAGLTVTGAARRRGREDTAAAAMAGTMILSIVLAVHQVAPAVQESMQKSLRDIALMARRELRSVDLVVTYDLNAPSLVFYSERPVAIVRKGEEAEFQRLAATHERLFIVAKAAAETRLRKIPDIFPLDRRGGYVLYSSRYHP is encoded by the coding sequence ATGGGCGCACCTGAGAAGGCGATACCTGCGGCCACCGGTTCCCGCCGTTGGGTTCGAGAAATTGCTGCGGGGAGTCTTCTCTTCAGTGTGTGTCTTCTCCTCTTTTTCTATCGCCTCGGCTCGCTCTCGCTGTTTGACGCAGACGAGCCGGCCTACGCTGAGGCGGCACGGGAGATGCTGATCTCGGGAGACTGGATCACGCCGCACTTCAATTTTCAGCCCCGCTTTGATAAACCGATCTTATTTTACTGGTTGATCGCGCTGGCCTACAAAGGATTCGGGATCGGCGAGTACGCCGCTCGCTTCTGGTCTGCGGTCTTTGCGACCGGCCTGACGCTGTCGATCTACCGGTTCGGACGACAACTGCTGGGTCAACGGGGCGCATGTATTGCCGCTCTGGCCTTTGCCACGAATGTCGGGACCGTAATCCTGGCACGGGCGGCGGTCACCGATATGACGCTCGCCTTTTGTATGACCTGGGTACTCTTCAGTTTTTTCGATATCTATCTGACTACGGACAAGACGCGCGAGCGTCTCCTCTTTGTTGGGTATCTTGCGATGGCGCTCGCCGTTCTCACGAAGGGCCCGATCGGCCTTCTACTCCCCGGACTAATTATCGGCCTGTTTCTGGTCATTCGAAGAAAGGCCCGGGCGACTCTTTCCAGGCTCCGCCTGTTTCCCGGTATCGGCCTGTTTGCCGTAATCGCGCTACCTTGGTACCTTTTGGTCCTGCGGGAGAATGGATGGGCGTTTATTCAGGGATTCTTTGTGCAACACCACCTGAACCGCTACCTGGGTGTCGTGTCAAGCCATGTCGGAAGCCCTCTGTATTTCCTGCCGGTGATCGTTGTCGGTTTTTTCCCGTGGAGCGGGACGCTGCCCAATGCCTTTAGCCGGCTCTGGACTATCCGAAGCCGACTACACGCTGAACTGACCGGACGGCAGGAGCTGTTGCTCTTTTTGTGGCTTTGGTGCGGCGTTGTCGTACTGTTTTTCTCGTTCTCCCGCACGAAACTCCCCTCCTACATTTTTCCTGCTGTTCCTGCGCTCGCGCTGTTGGCAGGGGCTGCGGGAGAAGCTGTCCCCGACGAACGACAGCCGGCCCGGCGATGGGCGAAGGCCGGCGAGTGGCTCATAGGTGGAATGGCCTGTTTGCTCGCCGCGATCTTCCTCTTCCTGCCATTGATTGCCGATCGCATCCGCCTCCGCGAGGCACCGGACATTCCCCCATTCGACTTTGGGTTCGCACCGTATGCGCTGGCCGTCCTCCTCTTGGCTGGACTGACAGTCACGGGAGCAGCCAGACGGAGAGGGCGGGAGGACACAGCGGCGGCCGCGATGGCGGGCACGATGATCCTGAGCATCGTGCTGGCCGTCCATCAGGTTGCGCCGGCTGTCCAGGAAAGTATGCAGAAGTCTCTCCGTGACATCGCTCTTATGGCCAGGCGGGAGCTTCGCTCCGTCGACCTCGTGGTGACCTACGACCTGAATGCGCCCAGCCTTGTGTTTTACTCAGAACGACCGGTTGCGATCGTTAGGAAGGGCGAGGAAGCAGAGTTTCAGCGTCTGGCTGCGACTCACGAGCGACTCTTCATCGTCGCGAAGGCCGCCGCCGAGACACGCTTGCGAAAGATTCCGGACATTTTCCCCTTGGACAGGCGAGGGGGGTATGTCCTATACTCTAGCCGTTACCATCCGTGA
- a CDS encoding putative Phosphoesterase, PA-phosphatase related (membrane associated) (fragment) (Evidence 3 : Function proposed based on presence of conserved amino acid motif, structural feature or limited homology) yields the protein MSRLQVDSKSSGSPARSVDGKVLGYAVALFVVLPFLVWYIDGPVESFIPSVQSDWGRRVATAITAMGYGLADAAIAATILAIGLKAGRPREAIAGKLGLLAVIVGSLSVQTLKNLFCRSRPFTEMSGQFFVNFPCLGKGAGFISFPSGHSVTAFALAFVLARTYPRYACLFYGLAVLVAISRVYLAKHFPSDVVAGAAIGLLAGWITCRFSIFSPVHGRT from the coding sequence ATGTCACGGTTACAGGTTGACTCGAAGTCCTCCGGATCTCCCGCCCGATCGGTCGACGGAAAGGTGCTGGGTTATGCTGTCGCGTTGTTCGTCGTGTTGCCTTTCCTGGTGTGGTACATAGACGGTCCGGTGGAGAGTTTCATCCCGTCGGTGCAAAGCGATTGGGGGCGGCGTGTGGCGACTGCGATCACTGCGATGGGATACGGTCTCGCGGATGCCGCGATTGCGGCTACCATTTTAGCCATCGGCCTGAAGGCTGGAAGACCTCGAGAGGCGATTGCGGGCAAACTCGGATTGCTTGCGGTGATCGTCGGCAGCCTTTCTGTCCAGACCCTAAAAAACCTGTTTTGCCGATCCCGTCCCTTTACTGAAATGTCGGGCCAGTTTTTCGTGAATTTTCCTTGCCTTGGGAAGGGCGCCGGCTTCATTTCTTTCCCTTCCGGCCATTCTGTAACCGCCTTCGCCCTCGCATTTGTGCTCGCCCGTACCTATCCCAGGTATGCGTGTCTCTTCTATGGACTGGCCGTCCTGGTCGCCATCTCCAGAGTCTATCTCGCCAAGCATTTCCCTTCTGATGTAGTGGCCGGAGCCGCTATCGGGCTTCTGGCGGGTTGGATTACCTGTCGATTTTCGATTTTCTCCCCTGTGCATGGGCGCACCTGA
- a CDS encoding Membrane protein-like precursor (fragment), producing MMMRWEEMGHESWFWGWGILWMVMITAFWLLILLVLVLTVRWLWQAGSGIRSVRPSEESAVEILKKRYARGEIEKEEFEAKKRDLV from the coding sequence ATGATGATGCGGTGGGAGGAAATGGGCCATGAGTCCTGGTTCTGGGGATGGGGCATCCTCTGGATGGTGATGATAACGGCCTTCTGGCTCCTCATCTTGCTGGTGTTGGTGCTGACGGTTCGCTGGCTCTGGCAGGCCGGTTCGGGGATCCGGTCTGTCCGACCGTCAGAGGAGTCGGCCGTAGAGATCCTCAAGAAGCGATATGCCCGCGGCGAGATTGAGAAGGAAGAGTTCGAGGCCAAGAAGCGCGATCTGGTGTAA
- a CDS encoding TrkA-N domain protein (fragment), producing the protein MILTAKDLNPSLFVVARAETERSERTLGHAGADKVISPYAMGGHRMAQAALRPAVVDIIELATHYQSLELQLEEIVVPPGSPGEGVTLGDSGLSQEPGVIVVAIKRASGGMIFNPSTDEKIEAGDHLIALGEAIRLRGLERRVEPSAPR; encoded by the coding sequence GTGATCCTTACGGCCAAGGATCTTAACCCCTCCCTCTTTGTCGTGGCCAGGGCTGAGACGGAGCGGAGCGAAAGGACTCTTGGCCATGCTGGGGCCGATAAGGTCATCTCGCCCTACGCAATGGGGGGACACCGCATGGCTCAGGCGGCGCTGCGCCCCGCCGTCGTAGATATCATTGAGCTGGCCACGCACTATCAAAGCCTGGAACTGCAGCTTGAAGAGATTGTGGTGCCGCCGGGGTCTCCAGGCGAGGGGGTTACGCTGGGCGACTCCGGGCTGTCTCAGGAGCCGGGGGTAATTGTGGTAGCGATCAAGCGAGCGTCTGGTGGCATGATCTTTAATCCCTCCACAGATGAAAAGATTGAGGCCGGGGATCACCTTATCGCCCTGGGAGAGGCTATCCGCCTGAGGGGGTTGGAGCGGCGAGTGGAACCGAGTGCGCCGCGATGA
- a CDS encoding TrkA-N:TrkA-C precursor (fragment), whose protein sequence is MARLGVAALFLAVVVILGIAGYRFLEGYTWLEAFYMTIITISTVGFREIRPLSPAGMIFTIGLLFAGLGVVLYTAGTVTAKIVEGEFQQFFGRKRMEKRIGALAGHYLVCGYGRIGEVVCRELASKPVPFVVIERKEERIRKVEEAGHLLLRGDATDEKVLLAAGVMKAKGLFATLPVDADNVL, encoded by the coding sequence TTGGCAAGGCTAGGGGTCGCTGCACTGTTTCTCGCGGTGGTGGTGATTCTAGGAATCGCGGGGTATCGCTTCCTTGAGGGGTATACATGGCTTGAAGCGTTCTATATGACGATTATCACCATCTCAACGGTGGGGTTTCGCGAGATAAGACCCTTGAGCCCGGCCGGTATGATCTTCACGATCGGACTTCTGTTCGCCGGCCTGGGAGTGGTTCTCTATACGGCAGGAACCGTGACCGCAAAAATCGTGGAGGGAGAGTTTCAGCAGTTCTTCGGGAGGAAGAGAATGGAGAAGAGGATCGGCGCCCTGGCAGGCCACTATCTTGTGTGCGGCTATGGTCGCATCGGAGAGGTGGTCTGCCGCGAGTTGGCTTCAAAGCCTGTTCCATTCGTGGTCATTGAGCGGAAGGAAGAGCGGATCCGCAAGGTAGAGGAGGCGGGCCATCTGTTGCTCCGTGGGGATGCCACCGACGAGAAGGTTCTTCTGGCTGCCGGGGTGATGAAGGCCAAGGGTCTCTTTGCCACCCTGCCGGTCGATGCGGACAATGTCTTGTGA
- a CDS encoding Intracellular protease, PfpI family, with the protein MAAKKILMLVGDFVEDYEAMVPFQMLTMVGHTVHAVCPGKEAGDTVRTAVHDFEGDQTYSEKRGHDFALNATLAKIRPKNYDALVIPGGRSPEYLRLNEKVLDIVRHFAKANKPIASICHGQQLLTAAGVVEGKRCTSYPAVRPELIQAGAKWQEVNATFSNAYVDGNLVTAAAWPGHPEWMRKFLNLLGSKIEP; encoded by the coding sequence ATGGCTGCGAAAAAGATTCTGATGCTGGTGGGAGATTTTGTTGAAGACTACGAAGCGATGGTTCCCTTCCAGATGTTAACCATGGTGGGGCATACGGTCCACGCGGTCTGCCCCGGCAAGGAGGCCGGCGACACGGTGCGGACAGCCGTCCACGACTTCGAAGGAGATCAAACATACAGCGAGAAGCGGGGCCACGACTTTGCCCTCAACGCTACGCTTGCCAAGATCAGACCCAAGAATTACGATGCCCTGGTGATTCCAGGAGGGCGCTCACCGGAATACCTCCGTCTGAATGAGAAGGTGCTCGATATCGTCCGCCACTTTGCGAAGGCGAACAAGCCGATCGCCTCCATCTGTCATGGACAGCAACTGTTGACGGCGGCCGGCGTCGTGGAGGGCAAGCGCTGCACCTCCTATCCGGCTGTGAGACCCGAGCTGATCCAGGCAGGCGCCAAGTGGCAAGAGGTGAACGCTACCTTCTCCAATGCGTATGTGGATGGCAACCTGGTCACGGCTGCAGCCTGGCCGGGTCATCCTGAGTGGATGCGCAAGTTTCTGAACCTGCTAGGCTCCAAGATCGAGCCCTAA
- a CDS encoding putative transcriptional regulator (Evidence 3 : Function proposed based on presence of conserved amino acid motif, structural feature or limited homology) yields MTGKKAGGRGTTLKQYLRGEMKDPEFRRFYEEADIELRVALEITRAREARKMSQRELADALKTKQQTVSRIERGAQNVTIETLDKIARALGRGLQVRFVPPTGA; encoded by the coding sequence ATGACGGGGAAGAAGGCAGGGGGGCGTGGCACGACCCTGAAGCAGTATCTGCGCGGCGAAATGAAGGACCCTGAGTTCCGGCGTTTCTATGAGGAGGCTGACATCGAGCTGCGTGTGGCGCTGGAAATCACTCGGGCACGCGAGGCGCGGAAGATGAGCCAGCGAGAACTTGCCGATGCTCTCAAGACCAAACAGCAGACGGTCTCTCGAATCGAGCGCGGTGCGCAGAACGTGACGATTGAGACCTTGGATAAGATTGCCAGGGCGTTGGGTCGAGGACTTCAGGTGCGCTTTGTGCCACCGACTGGCGCCTAG
- a CDS encoding conserved protein of unknown function (Evidence 4 : Homologs of previously reported genes of unknown function) has product MDYIRTQVTAHRAKIGRALQYLEDTGHQARRPQVDYLGDDIYELRVAIDRHQHRLLYFFHGQSIIVVAIGILKNEGRVPPSAITRARTARADWLERCGGKT; this is encoded by the coding sequence TTGGACTACATCCGAACGCAGGTCACGGCACATCGGGCGAAGATCGGTCGTGCGTTGCAATATCTGGAGGATACCGGCCACCAGGCAAGGCGTCCGCAGGTCGACTATCTTGGCGATGATATCTACGAGCTCCGGGTCGCGATAGACCGGCATCAGCACAGGCTGCTGTACTTCTTCCATGGTCAATCAATCATCGTTGTCGCGATTGGCATACTGAAGAACGAGGGACGAGTTCCACCGTCGGCGATTACCCGGGCACGTACGGCTCGTGCGGATTGGTTGGAACGATGTGGAGGTAAGACATGA
- a CDS encoding conserved protein of unknown function (Evidence 4 : Homologs of previously reported genes of unknown function), whose protein sequence is MQRWTFEPGHTAAEFCVRHMMVTNVRGHFKNVHGMLEFDPEAPALARVEAVIDARGLWSGERDRDTHLKSPDFLDVERYSEITFRGSQVRLHGANEAVVLGELTLRGVTRSIELHVRYLGQWQTPWWEDGVEKGPKTRAGFLATTRINRHEFGVSWNGALDRGGVIVGDDVAVTIDAEAILQP, encoded by the coding sequence ATGCAGCGCTGGACGTTCGAACCTGGACATACCGCCGCCGAGTTCTGCGTGCGACACATGATGGTCACAAACGTTCGGGGGCACTTCAAGAACGTGCACGGCATGCTCGAGTTCGATCCGGAGGCTCCCGCCTTGGCTCGCGTCGAGGCGGTGATCGATGCGCGGGGTCTCTGGAGCGGTGAGCGTGATCGTGATACCCATCTCAAGAGTCCGGACTTCCTGGATGTCGAGCGCTATTCCGAGATCACGTTTCGCGGAAGCCAGGTCCGCCTTCACGGGGCCAACGAGGCGGTCGTGCTCGGGGAGCTCACGCTGCGTGGCGTGACCCGCTCCATCGAGCTCCACGTCCGTTACCTCGGGCAGTGGCAAACGCCGTGGTGGGAGGACGGAGTGGAGAAGGGACCAAAGACTCGTGCCGGGTTTCTGGCCACCACACGGATCAACCGTCATGAGTTTGGCGTGAGCTGGAACGGTGCGCTCGATCGCGGCGGGGTAATTGTCGGCGACGACGTTGCGGTGACGATCGATGCCGAGGCGATCCTTCAGCCCTAG
- a CDS encoding protein of unknown function (Evidence 5 : No homology to any previously reported sequences), which yields MDLSSELLRVRTQFEEAERVTDPAKKCRALQKALDTLEVYEEDHPAMKSSEKTILGNLRRSHARRLLSQLVSMPNVEIEIWLEYILLFVFRLKDDVEHVLQQHPELRKNYAEFKEIYKKEIAAAAKELLSKQP from the coding sequence ATGGATTTATCTTCGGAATTACTTAGGGTGAGAACTCAGTTTGAAGAAGCCGAGCGGGTAACCGACCCTGCTAAGAAGTGCCGTGCCCTGCAAAAAGCGTTGGATACGTTGGAGGTCTATGAAGAGGACCACCCCGCCATGAAGTCCTCGGAGAAAACTATCCTCGGTAACTTACGGCGGTCTCACGCGCGGCGTCTTCTTAGTCAGCTAGTCAGTATGCCGAACGTAGAAATCGAAATCTGGTTGGAATACATACTGTTATTTGTATTTCGCCTTAAGGATGATGTCGAGCATGTACTTCAACAACACCCAGAGCTTCGAAAGAACTACGCGGAGTTTAAGGAAATTTACAAAAAGGAAATCGCGGCGGCAGCCAAGGAGCTTCTATCAAAACAACCCTAA
- a CDS encoding exported protein of unknown function (Evidence 5 : No homology to any previously reported sequences) yields MKALILIGVLLVASASAYAQATKPGTYFVKEAVLQVRLGPSATAPVTNRIYRGQKVEVFEVKSGWVRVSKFYDGFVEGQSGKVARWVLATGLSTTAPPELPQPSLSSDSRIAKGAFPKVGEYGLTEQDLLVLHKGAIKFLNAGKCSHVEYGDKSTSKPNTYYINCGGPTNMFFTPSDVQ; encoded by the coding sequence ATGAAGGCTTTGATTCTCATCGGTGTGCTACTAGTCGCTTCGGCAAGCGCCTACGCGCAGGCAACCAAGCCCGGAACCTACTTCGTTAAGGAGGCCGTCCTTCAAGTGCGTCTCGGTCCCAGCGCCACCGCACCCGTGACTAATCGGATCTACCGCGGGCAAAAAGTCGAGGTCTTCGAAGTAAAGAGTGGCTGGGTGCGCGTCTCGAAGTTCTACGACGGTTTCGTGGAAGGGCAGAGTGGTAAGGTCGCGCGCTGGGTTCTTGCAACTGGGCTATCGACTACAGCTCCTCCGGAGCTGCCCCAGCCGTCGTTGTCTAGTGATTCCCGTATCGCCAAAGGCGCTTTTCCGAAAGTAGGCGAGTACGGGCTCACAGAACAAGATCTCCTAGTCCTTCACAAGGGTGCCATCAAGTTCCTCAACGCTGGTAAGTGCTCGCACGTCGAATATGGCGACAAGAGCACCAGTAAGCCAAACACTTACTACATTAATTGCGGTGGTCCGACGAACATGTTCTTTACTCCGTCCGATGTGCAGTGA